The nucleotide window CGCTCAAGAGCATGGAGGATGTCTTCGTCGCCGGTCTCGGCGTAGACGTCGGCTGCTCCTGCGTTCAGGTAGGTGGCGCGGACGGCGTGGCCGGTGATCTCCTGTTGCTCGCGAAAGGGCAGGTGGTCCTGATGGTATTCCCTGCCGCTGACCCTGCCGCGGCCCCGGACGTCGAGGAAGAAGCGGGCCTGGTCGAGGTATCTGTGCTCGCCCGTCTCTCTGAACAGCTCGACGAGGGCCATCTCGATCTCCTCGTGTCCGTCGGCGGTCTCGAGTTTGCCCTCGCTCTTCGGGCCGAAGGTCTTGCAGACGAGGTCTGCGAAGCGGCGAGCCACATCGAGGAGGCGTTCGCTTCCGGTCGCGCGGTGGTGGGCTATGGCCGCCTGGATCAGGTGCCCCCCGCAGTAGAGCTCGTGCAGGTCCCTCAGGTTGGTGAAGCGTTCCCGTTTTTGTTCGAAGGTGAAGTAGGTGTTTATGTAGCCGTCGGGCTCCTGGGCCGCCTCTACCTCGTCGATCGCGCGCTCGACCATCTCCCCGAGTTCCGGATCTGGGTTCGCGGTCAGCGTCCAGGAGGCTGCCTCGAGCCACTTGTACACGTCGGAGTCGGCGAAGTACATCCCGCGGAAGGGAGCCTCGATCCTGCCCGATGCCCGCCGGAAGTTGTCCAGCGTGCCGGAGCTCTCCAGGTGCTCGTACTGCTCCCGCAGCGTCACCTTGCGGTTGATCTCGCGCCGTGGTTCCCAGAATTCGTCCGAGAGACGCACGTCCCCGAGCGGTACGGGTTTGAGGCGGGCGTGTGGGCTGCCGGAGACGTCCACCGTGAAAGAGAGATCGTATCTGGAGTGGTCCAATCTGGTTCTCCGATCCAGGAATTTTCTCTTGCCAGCTCTGTTATACGCGCGAACGGTACCCGGAAGGGCTCTTCTGCTACTTCACGGATCCCAGCGAGAGCCCCTCGGCGAGCCTTCGCTGGGTGGCGGCGAAGAGCACGAGCACCGGGATCGAGGTAACGGTCGCCAGGGCCATCAGCCCGGGCCAGTCTATGCCGTAGGCGGAGACCTGCTGGCTTATCACCGCGCTTATGGGGTAGGCCTCCGGGTTGGTGAGGAAGCTTATCGCGTAGAGGAACTCACCCCAGGCGATGATGAAGATCAGGGTGCCCACCTTCACGTTACCACGATCTCCTCCTCTCGAGTCCCGCCAGATTACGATGCCATCCGATTCGTCGTAGTCTCTGACTGAATTTCCAGCATAAATACCCGCTCCCTGGTTCCCCGCATTTTCTGCTCGTCACAGCTTTGCATGGCCTGGTACAAGGGTCAACGTGTCGATTTCGTAGAAAAAGGAAACTGTTCCGACTCGGAGAAGAGACATCTGGTGAGGGCGGTTTTGGGCCGGGAGATGTTTGTGTGGGGCGGTAAAGGTACGGGCCGGTGCGCAGATGATGCGCACCGGCCGCAGAGAGAGGGATTCTTCTTTTCTAAACCTCGCGGTATTCGATCCCGAGGAGTTCGGCGAAGGTGCGCCAGAGGGAGGCGTGGTGGCCGGGGGTCATCACCTCGTGGTGGGTGCCCCCGGCGGCGAGCCAGCCGTCGAGGCACGCCCTCGCGCCGGTCTTTGGCCGGAAGAAGCCGTAGGGCATCTCCAGGTTGGGGAGGACCTCGCTGTCTATGACCTCGCCCTCAGAGACGACGAGGCGGAAACGCCCGCCGGAGATCGGGGCGAGCGAGGCGATGGTCGCGGGGCCGGGCTGGATGCGGAAGAGGACCGTCGGGGGCGGGCCGAGGCGGCCGATCCCGAGCTCCCGGTGGATGAGGCGGGGTTTCTCGTCGTCTCTCGCGATGCGCCAGTTCCCCTCGCCCATGTGGCTCATCAGGATCGCGTCCCGCTCGTAGTCGAGCGCGTACATCTCGGTGAAGTGGGCGACGTCGGCCAGGATGTGCCCGGCGGAGACGAGCGCCGCGCTGCACGCGTCGCCCTCGGCCCCGTAGCCGTAGCCCTCGGCCATCAGGTTCGACGCGGCGGCGAGCGGCAGCCGCGAGAAGCGGCCATCCTCCCCGATCGCGTCGAAGTGCGTCGAGTAGGCGCCGAAGCCGCCGGAGTCGAGGATGCTCTTTATCGCGAGCTGCATCCGGGCCGAGTCCTCGCGCTCTTCGGGGGTGAGGTTCTCGTCGATCTCGAAGCGCTCGTCCTCCGCTCGCAGGGCGGATTTCACCTCCTCCGCCGAAACCCGCTGCATCGCGCGGTGGATGTCGCCGGTGGCGAGGAAGTTTATCTCCGGCCCGAGCTCCCTCAGCATCGTCGTCTCGTCGACGCGGATGTCGCCCATCCCATTCATCGCGTAACCGAAGATGGCGACCTTCAGGCGTCGCCAGGCGGTGACAGCCGCCGCGGCCCGCGCCCACTCCTCGAAGGCCCGCCCGAACTCCGGCGAGCGCCAGTCGCCGCTCGCAACCCGGAAGGGGACCCCGGCGCGGACCAGCGCGTTCGCCGTGTCCTGCGCCCCGTGCACCCCCTGGTTGTAGGTCATGTCGCCCATGTCCCACTCCGCCGTCACGTGCGGCTCGGGCTGGATGTTGGCGAGCATCACCGGCAGGCGCGTGTTCGCCAGGGCGCGGGTCGCGCGCATCGCGGGGCCGTAGGTGAGCATGACTATTATGATCCCGTCGAGCTTCTCCCGCTCGAAGAGCTCTACTATCTCCTCGATGTCCTCGCGCGAGCGGGCGGGTTTCGGGAAGCGCACATCCGCCGCTTCAGAGAGGTGCGAGGCGACCTCCTGCGCGTAGTTCGCCTGCCGCTCGGTTATGCCCGGGAGCATCTCGTCGTAGAGAGCCTGCATGATCCCGAGCAGCCCTATCTTGGGTCTGGATGTCACCTCGTTCACCTCCGTCTAACTCTTCTTCTGGCCGTACTGTGTGGTGTAGCGTTCGTGCAGCCTCGCGATGTCCTCCTCGGAGAGGGGGATGGGCTCGCTGAGCTGAACAGCGAGGAAGCTCGTCCGGGCCACGTCCTCGCACATGACGGCTGCCTTTATCGCCTCCAGCGGGCTCTTTCCGACGGCGAAGACCCCGTGGTTCTGCATCACGACCGCGGGGGACTCCTGTCCCCTCAGCGTCCGGACGACCTCGCGGCCTATCTCCTCGCCGCCGATCGGGGCGAAGCCGCCGCAGGGGATGGGCCCCCCGAACTCGTCGGCCATCGCGGTCAGGAAGCAGGGGATCTCCCTCCCGACGGCGGCCCAGGCGGTCGCGTAGGGACTGTGGGTGTGCACCACCCCGCCGACATCGGGCATCTCGCGGTAGATGTAGCAGTGGGAGGCGGTGTCCGACGAGGGGTTGTAGTGTCCCTCGATGACGTTCGCCTCCTCGTCGACGACGACCATCGACTCCGGGGTGAGCTCCTCGTACCTGAGGCCGCTCGGCTTTATGACGATGAGCCCGGAGTCCGGGTCGCGCCCGCTCAGGTTGCCGCTCGTCCAGGCGACGAGGCCGTTTCTGGGGAGCTCCTGGTGGAGCCTGGCGACCTCCTCACGCAGTGCTCTGAGCCTCACGCTCTCCTCCCTTGCTCTCGCGCTGTATCTTCTTGAGGCGCTTCATGACGTCGTTCTCGCCGCGCCCGAAGTAGTCGTGCAGCGTCTCGTACTCCCGGTAGAGCGCGTCGTAGACGCGCCGGTTCTCTTCGATGGGCCGGTAGACGTCCTCGTGCACCCGGCTCATGTGCCGCGAAGCCTCGGCGATGTCCCTGTAGACCCCGGCGGCGACGGCAGCGTGCATCGCGCTCCCGAGCGCCGGTCCCTGCTCGCTCGCGATGACGTCGAGCGGGTAGCCGGTCACGTCGGCGTAGATCTGCATGAGGAGCCGGTTCTTCATCAGGCCGCCGGCGATGACCAGCCCGTCCACCGCCACCCCGCTCTGCTTGAAGGTCTCGATGATCTTGCGCGTCCCGTAGGCGGTGGACTCGATGAGCGCCCGGTAGATGTCCGGGGCCCGGGTGGCGAGCGTCGCCCCGACCAGCATGCCGCTCAACCCGGCGTCGACGAGCACCGAGCGGTTGCCGTTCCACCAGTCGAGCGCGAGCAGGCCGTGCTCGCCGGGGCGTTGTTTCGCGGCTTCTCCTTCGAGGTGGCCGTGCAGGTCGATCCCTGTTCTGCGGGCGGCCTCGTGGTACTCGGGCGGGACGGCGTGCCTCACGAACCAGCCGAAGATGTCCCCGACCCCGCTCTGCCCGGCCTCGTAGCCGTAGTATCCGGGGACTATGCCGTCCTCGACCACCCCGCACATCCCCGGCACCTCGACCAGACGATCGCCGAGGACCAGGTGGCAGTTGCTCGTTCCGGCGATGATCACCATCTTCCCCGGCTCTACGACGCCCGCGGCGGGGGCGCAGACGTGGGCGTCGACGTTGCCGACGGCGACCGCGGTGCCTTCCCTGAGCCCGGTCCACCCCGCGGCCTCCGCCGTGAGCCCCCCGGCCCGCGACCCGAGCGGCGAGAGCTCGCGCTTCATCTTCTCGTCCACCACGCCCGCAAGCCCGGGGTGCAGCCCGCCGAAGAACTCGTCGTCCGGGAAGCGCCCGTCCTGGTAGATCGCCTTGTACCCGGCCGTGCAGGTATTGCGCGTCTCGACCCCGCACAACCGCCAGACGATCCAGTCGGCCGCCTCGATGATCCGATCGGCCTCCCGGTAGACCTCCGGGGCCTCCTCCAGGATCTGCAACACCTTGGGGAAGAACCACTCCGAGGAGATCTTGCCGCCGTAGCGGGCGAGCCAGCTCTGGCCGGTCTTCCGGGCGAGCTCGTTGACCTCGTCCGCCTGCGGCTGGGAGGCGTGGTGCTTCCAGAGCTTGACCCAGGCGTGAGGCTCGTCCCTCCACTCCGGCAGCGTGCACAGCGGCGTACCATCTTCCTTCACCGGCAGGATCGTGCAGGAGGTGAAGTCTATCCCGACTCCGACGATGGACGCCGGGTCCACCCCGCTCTCGCGCACGGCCTCGGGAACCGCCCGCCTGAGTACCTCGATGTAATCCTCCGGGTCCTGCAGCGCCCACTCCGGGGGGAGCTCCCTGCCGTCGGGCAGCTCCCGGTCCATCACCCCGTGCGGGTAGGCGCAGACCGCGCTCGCCAGCTCCTCCCCGTCGGAGGTGCGCACCACCACCGCCCGGCCCGATTCGGTCCCGAAATCCACCCCGACCGTGCAGATGTCCGCCCTCTTGCCTTCGCTCATCTCCTCCTCCTCTCTTCGGCACCAAGTATACGTGCGGATCGAACGTTTTTGATCGCCCGAGGCGTTGGTTTCTGCTGTGCGCCACCCTTCCCGGCACACCCAACCTTCTCACGTCGGCGGCCGGGGTCAACGTGAGGATAGTGTAGAAAAAGGGTACGATTACGACCTGGTGGGAGAGGTGCAGAGGCTCAGGCTGGGATCGGGGCTACCGGTGCGGGCGCAGAACGCGGGGCTCTTCGTCTCGCGCGGACGCGGGGTGCACCCGGACCGGGTGCTTAGCTCTTACGAGCTCATCTTCGTGCGCGAGGGGGCGCTCTCCATATTCGAGGAGGAGCGGCTCTTCGAGGTAGGGGCGGGACAGTCGCTCGTCCTCTGGCCCGGGAGGCGGCACTACGGGGCCGCGCCCTACCCCCCGGATCTCTCCTTCTACTGGATACACTTCGAGGTCTGCGAGGCGGGAGTGGGTGATGGAGGGCTGGAGGTACCCCAGCACGCCACGGTCGGACGTCCGAACCACCTCGCGGAGCTCTTCCGGCGCTTCCTCGACGACCAGGAGTCGCGGTGGCTGGATTCCGTGCGGGCCGCCCTGCTCCTGATGCTGATGCTCTGCGAGGTCTCCGGGGCCGGTCCATCAACCCGGACCACCGATGGGAACGCCACGCTCCTCGCCTGCCGGGCCGATTCCTACATCCGCACCCACTTCCACGACCCGGCGCTCTCCACCTCGACGGTGGCGCGAGAGCTCGGCTACAACCCGGACTATCTGGGCCGGGCCTACCGGGCCGTCTACGGCCAGACGATGACGGAGGCGATCCACTGGCGAAGGATGCGTCACGCCCGCCGGATGCTCATCGAGAGCGACCACAACGTCGAGGAGATCGCCCGCGAGTGCGGCTTCAAGGATGCGAGGTACTTCCGCAGGATCTTCCGCCGCTACGAGGGGATGAACCCGCTCGCCTTCCGGCGGCTCTACGCGCAGGTGCACGTGAACACCGGCTAAGCCCCTTTGCAACCGGAGCATTCCCGTGAGATCATCCCTGTGGTGACGCCTCGCTTCGACACCCACCTCGAAGAGCCGCTCGTGGAGGAGAATCCCTTCCGCGGGGTCGGGCCGGACCCGGAGCCCGTCCCTGCCTTCGAGGAGGTGCGCTCCGCCCTGCCCGAACCCGTTTGGGAGGGGAGGGAGGAGATCCTCGCCTGCTACCGGCGGGCGTGGGAGCTCGCCTTCTCCAACCTGCGTACCCCCGAGCCGGCGAGCGGGTTCGTCTCGAGCTTCGTGGACACGGCGTTCAACGAGTGCCTCTTCATGTGGGACTCGGCGTTCATCGTGCTCTTCTGCCGCTACGGGAGGCGCGCCTTCGGATTCCAGCGCACCCTGGACAACCTCTACGCGAAACAGCACCCCGACGGGTTCATCTGCCGCGAGATCGACACCCACACCGGCGAGGACCGCTTCGAACGTTTCGACCCAACCAGCACCGGGCCGAACGTGCTGCCGTGGGCCGAGTGGGAGTACTACCGCGACACGGGAGACGCAGAGAGGCTCGCGCGCGTCTTCCCGGCCCTGCTCGCCTACCACCGCTGGACGCGGCGCTTTCGCACCTGGCGCGACGGCTCCCACTGGACCTCGGGGCTCGGCTCCGGGATGGACAACCAGCCGCGCTTCGCCGGCACGCGCGAGGAGCGGCTCTTCACCCACGGCCACCTGGTCTGGGCCGACGCCTGCCTGCAGCAGGCCTTCTCTGCCGGCATCCTGACGGAGATGGCCCGCATCCTCGGTCGTGAAGCCCCGGATCTGCCGGCCGAGAGGGAGCGCCTCGTCCGCTACGCGAACGAGAGGCTCTGGGACGAGCGCAGCGCCTTCTACCACGACGCGCTGCCGGACGGTTCGCTCTCCGGGATGAAGAGCGTGGGGGCGTACTGGGCGCTTCTGGCCGGTGCAGTGCCCGAAGAGAGGCTCGCCAGGTTCGTCGGACACCTCGAAGAGGTGAGTGAGTTCGCGCGGCCGCACCGGGTGCCCTCGCTCTCCGCGGATCACCCGGAGTACCGCGCGGACGGCGGGTACTGGCTCGGCGGGGTCTGGCCCCCGACGAACTACATGCTGCTGCGCGGGCTCGAGAGGGTGGGCCGTTGGGATCTCGCGCACGAGATCGGACGCAACCACCTCGAGAACGTCACCCGCGTCTTCGAGCGCACCGGGACCCTCTGGGAGAACTACGCCCCGGAGCGCGAGGAGCCTGGAAACCCGGCCCGCGACGACTTCGTCGGCTGGAGCGGGCTCGGGCCGGTGGCGGTGCTGCTGGAGCAGGTGCTCGGGCTGCACCCCGACGCCTCCGCGGGTCGTCTCCTCTGGGACGTGCGGCTGCTCGAAGAGCACGGCGTACTGCGCTACCCGTTCGGGGCGCGGGGCACGCTAGATCTGCTGTGCAGGGCCCGCTCCTCGCCCCTGGAGGAGCCGCGGATAGAGGCTTCATCCAGCACGCCGCTCGAGCTCGTGGTCCGCTGGGAGGGTAAAGAGAAGACGCTGCGCCTCTGAAAAACGCGGTTCGTGAACGGAGGAGTGCTTTCGAGAGGAGGTTTTGCTGTGGGCGTTCTCCGTGGAGGCGGGGGCGACAGGAGGCGGAGGCTACGCGAGCTGCTCGAGGG belongs to Rubrobacter naiadicus and includes:
- a CDS encoding L-fucose/L-arabinose isomerase family protein, giving the protein MTSRPKIGLLGIMQALYDEMLPGITERQANYAQEVASHLSEAADVRFPKPARSREDIEEIVELFEREKLDGIIIVMLTYGPAMRATRALANTRLPVMLANIQPEPHVTAEWDMGDMTYNQGVHGAQDTANALVRAGVPFRVASGDWRSPEFGRAFEEWARAAAAVTAWRRLKVAIFGYAMNGMGDIRVDETTMLRELGPEINFLATGDIHRAMQRVSAEEVKSALRAEDERFEIDENLTPEEREDSARMQLAIKSILDSGGFGAYSTHFDAIGEDGRFSRLPLAAASNLMAEGYGYGAEGDACSAALVSAGHILADVAHFTEMYALDYERDAILMSHMGEGNWRIARDDEKPRLIHRELGIGRLGPPPTVLFRIQPGPATIASLAPISGGRFRLVVSEGEVIDSEVLPNLEMPYGFFRPKTGARACLDGWLAAGGTHHEVMTPGHHASLWRTFAELLGIEYREV
- a CDS encoding L-ribulose-5-phosphate 4-epimerase; the encoded protein is MRLRALREEVARLHQELPRNGLVAWTSGNLSGRDPDSGLIVIKPSGLRYEELTPESMVVVDEEANVIEGHYNPSSDTASHCYIYREMPDVGGVVHTHSPYATAWAAVGREIPCFLTAMADEFGGPIPCGGFAPIGGEEIGREVVRTLRGQESPAVVMQNHGVFAVGKSPLEAIKAAVMCEDVARTSFLAVQLSEPIPLSEEDIARLHERYTTQYGQKKS
- the araB gene encoding ribulokinase, giving the protein MSEGKRADICTVGVDFGTESGRAVVVRTSDGEELASAVCAYPHGVMDRELPDGRELPPEWALQDPEDYIEVLRRAVPEAVRESGVDPASIVGVGIDFTSCTILPVKEDGTPLCTLPEWRDEPHAWVKLWKHHASQPQADEVNELARKTGQSWLARYGGKISSEWFFPKVLQILEEAPEVYREADRIIEAADWIVWRLCGVETRNTCTAGYKAIYQDGRFPDDEFFGGLHPGLAGVVDEKMKRELSPLGSRAGGLTAEAAGWTGLREGTAVAVGNVDAHVCAPAAGVVEPGKMVIIAGTSNCHLVLGDRLVEVPGMCGVVEDGIVPGYYGYEAGQSGVGDIFGWFVRHAVPPEYHEAARRTGIDLHGHLEGEAAKQRPGEHGLLALDWWNGNRSVLVDAGLSGMLVGATLATRAPDIYRALIESTAYGTRKIIETFKQSGVAVDGLVIAGGLMKNRLLMQIYADVTGYPLDVIASEQGPALGSAMHAAVAAGVYRDIAEASRHMSRVHEDVYRPIEENRRVYDALYREYETLHDYFGRGENDVMKRLKKIQRESKGGEREAQSTA
- a CDS encoding AraC family transcriptional regulator gives rise to the protein MQRLRLGSGLPVRAQNAGLFVSRGRGVHPDRVLSSYELIFVREGALSIFEEERLFEVGAGQSLVLWPGRRHYGAAPYPPDLSFYWIHFEVCEAGVGDGGLEVPQHATVGRPNHLAELFRRFLDDQESRWLDSVRAALLLMLMLCEVSGAGPSTRTTDGNATLLACRADSYIRTHFHDPALSTSTVARELGYNPDYLGRAYRAVYGQTMTEAIHWRRMRHARRMLIESDHNVEEIARECGFKDARYFRRIFRRYEGMNPLAFRRLYAQVHVNTG
- a CDS encoding MGH1-like glycoside hydrolase domain-containing protein codes for the protein MVTPRFDTHLEEPLVEENPFRGVGPDPEPVPAFEEVRSALPEPVWEGREEILACYRRAWELAFSNLRTPEPASGFVSSFVDTAFNECLFMWDSAFIVLFCRYGRRAFGFQRTLDNLYAKQHPDGFICREIDTHTGEDRFERFDPTSTGPNVLPWAEWEYYRDTGDAERLARVFPALLAYHRWTRRFRTWRDGSHWTSGLGSGMDNQPRFAGTREERLFTHGHLVWADACLQQAFSAGILTEMARILGREAPDLPAERERLVRYANERLWDERSAFYHDALPDGSLSGMKSVGAYWALLAGAVPEERLARFVGHLEEVSEFARPHRVPSLSADHPEYRADGGYWLGGVWPPTNYMLLRGLERVGRWDLAHEIGRNHLENVTRVFERTGTLWENYAPEREEPGNPARDDFVGWSGLGPVAVLLEQVLGLHPDASAGRLLWDVRLLEEHGVLRYPFGARGTLDLLCRARSSPLEEPRIEASSSTPLELVVRWEGKEKTLRL